From the genome of Monomorium pharaonis isolate MP-MQ-018 chromosome 2, ASM1337386v2, whole genome shotgun sequence, one region includes:
- the LOC105837776 gene encoding peroxisomal biogenesis factor 3: MFSSIRGFLSRHRRKFIFGGVVISSVIFLTRYTQRKLREWQENEIRMLMETTKKRQYYESTERTCNQMISSLAVTLRNAVVEGNNTEVIINRLRDGSADKITSWSELKVLAITRSAVIIYSYTMLVTFLRIQLNLLSGHIYKGVQNTDNETVGNEIQKKYMALSSNFIYGGIYTMSNFIKTKVEEVTASLSLTEQLTLRDLEQIYWAIISSVSADSTRDPVKNFSYYMLQHAIQENTEDIDTSIYSKLKDQILDVSESEEVQDLMQKTIRSGFVLLMDHISAYFSEPPKISSNVQNIASTSGESSSKSSILTRRTEVASDASGFVDVNKTTMALAKIIPIVNGQVPDNPTPNDIASDWLQRLMLNSDLKTLGANLYEAVS; the protein is encoded by the coding sequence ATGTTTTCAAGCATTCGGGGATTCTTGAGTCGCCACAGGCGTAAGTTTATATTTGGGGGCGTCGTCATTAGCAGTGTCATCTTCCTGACGCGGTACACGCAGCGTAAGCTGCGGGAGTGGCAGGAGAATGAAATAAGGATGCTCATGGAGACCACAAAGAAGCGGCAGTACTACGAGAGCACCGAGCGCACGTGTAATCAGATGATATCGTCTCTAGCAGTGACCCTGAGAAATGCCGTGGTTGAGGGAAACAATACAGAGGTCATCATAAATCGGCTCAGGGATGGCTCTGCCGACAAGATAACGTCCTGGAGCGAACTAAAGGTGTTGGCGATCACCCGATCGGCCgtgataatttattcttacacAATGCTAGTTACGTTCCTTAGAATTCAACTCAATTTGCTTAGTGGACATATATACAAAGGCGTGCAGAATACGGATAACGAAACTGTTGGCAATgaaatacaaaagaaatacATGGCTCTTTCTAGTAACTTTATATACGGAGGCATTTATACGATGAGTAATTTCATAAAGACTAAAGTTGAGGAGGTCACAGCCTCACTGTCTTTAACGGAGCAATTAACGTTGAGAGATTTAGAACAGATTTATTGGGCGATTATATCCTCTGTGTCTGCCGACAGCACGAGGGATCCTGTAAAGAACTTCAGTTACTACATGCTGCAGCACGCAATACAAGAAAACACTGAGGACATTGACACATCGATCTATTCGAAGTTGAAAGATCAGATATTGGACGTATCGGAGAGCGAAGAGGTGCAGGATTTAATGCAGAAAACTATTAGAAGTGGATTCGTTTTATTAATGGATCACATATCCGCGTACTTCAGTGAGCCTCCTAAAATTAGTAGCAATGTACAGAACATAGCATCGACTTCGGGAGAATCGAGCAGTAAGAGTTCGATTCTAACGAGACGCACCGAAGTCGCAAGTGACGCCAGTGGATTTGTAGATGTTAACAAAACCACCATGGCCCTGGCTAAAATTATTCCCATTGTAAACGGGCAGGTTCCAGATAATCCAACGCCGAACGATATAGCATCGGACTGGCTTCAACGTCTGATGTTAAATAGTGACCTTAAAACACTCGGGGCGAATCTTTACGAGGCAGTTAGTTGA
- the LOC105837768 gene encoding golgin subfamily A member 5 isoform X1, whose translation MAWLSGLADKAENLLNKIDKNTAAVLNKDKYEMPQGHLSEVTWLAPESGLNGSVSKTPLLGSSDHISYAAPTSSLTSVNLLNVTAPKEDALFTYLNTPNPSPKRIVESFKSPSTTSSLLVEHPTDDTDSDLSIQSDRISPTPSHVSIEMISNALDDKDTEVNCKFMENANLYSYNGDVQTLDCEDLDKSTIGAAQNEHINTEEHSNVFYPQPGYKIKSNNLKVDNLNPIDSVSKQKYVREMDSYLEKQNEFLEKQTDYQKEIVVLNEKLKALEMEKLEQSKQIVDLQSVIDRNKQEINSIRSELELHKARALKTLQEKEKLIAELKSNTPTAMDEATIMELNQLKQERDSVRDENQQMCQQLKMLREELTNADLNLEKMRQKLAETNLQNQEILTNERRRRLEAEDDMKLHSEEIRSLKDELISQRNGFSLQLQKQNSEISRLKMQLSISATPSNEMDSRIASLTQTLVLKQQALECLTTERNALRLQLEKIEHEYRNAAGNLRRNISYNNINDTDDAKAQVPTFLMETPFDTSVARRMKRAYSSLDAISIRTGVFLRRYPLARILVLIYMVSLYVRVNCFNINTSAKHNVYFYREYFNFGFW comes from the exons ATGGCCTGGCTGTCCGGTCTCGCTGATAAGGCAGAGAACCTGTTAAATAAAATCGACAAAAACACTGCGGCTGTCTTAAATAAGGATAAATACGAGATGCCGCAGGGTCATCTGTCAGAAGTTACGTGGCTCGCACCGGAATCTGG gCTAAATGGAAGTGTGTCAAAGACACCTCTGTTGGGCTCTTCAGATCACATTTCTTATGCAGCTCCTACTTCGAGTTTGACTTCAGTAAATCTGTTAAATGTAACTGCGCCTAAAGAGGATGCGTTATTTACGTATTTGAATACGCCTAACCCGAGTCCAAAGAGGATAGTGGAATCTTTCAAATCCCCATCAACTACTTCGTCGTTATTGGTTGAACACCCTACCGATGACACAGATTCGGATCTGTCAATTCAGAGTGATCGAATTAGCCCAACTCCATCACACGTTTCGATAGAGATGATTTCCAACGCTTTAGATGATAAAGACACTGaagtaaattgcaaatttatggaaaatgcaaatttatattcatacaATGGTGATGTACAGACTTTAGATTGTGAAGATCTGGATAAATCAACAATAGGAGCTGCACAGAATG aacaCATAAATACGGAAGAGCATTCAAACGTATTCTATCCTCAACCTgggtataaaataaaatcaaacaaTTTGAAAGTAGATAATTTAAATCCAATTGATTCAGtaagtaaacaaaaatatgtaagagAAATGGATAGCTATTTGGAGAAACAAAATGAATTTCTTGAGAAACAGACAGATTATCAAAAAGAAATTGTggttttaaatgaaaaattgaaagctTTGGAAATGGAAAAGCTGGAGCAGTCAAAGCAAATAGTAGATTTGCAATCTGTCATTGATAGAAATAAACAGGAGATAAACTCGATAAGATCTGAATTGGAACTGCATAAAGCTAGGGCACTGAAAACTTTacaagaaaaggaaaaacttATAGCAGAACTGAAAAGTAATACACCAACAGCTATGGATGAAGCCACCATTATGGAATTGAATCAATTaaa GCAGGAACGTGACAGTGTCAGGGACGAAAATCAGCAAATGTGTCAGCAGCTGAAAATGCTGCGAGAAGAGCTAACAAATGCAGATctgaatttagaaaaaatgagaCAAAAATTAGCCGagacaaatttacaaaatcaaGAGATTCTTACCAATGAAAGACGTCGAAGATTAGAAGCGGAAGATGACATGAAATTGCATTCTGAG GAAATAAGATCCTTGAAAGATGAATTAATTAGTCAACGTAATGGATTTAGTTTACAGttgcaaaaacaaaattcagAAATTTCTAGACTTAAAATGCAGTTATCTATATCGGCGACACCGAGTAATGAAATGGATTCAAGAATAGCGTCTCTTACCCAAACTCTGGTTCTAAAACAGCAAGCATTGGAATGTTTGACGACAGAAAGAAATGCATTACGTCTTCAGcttgaaaaaattgaa CATGAATATAGAAACGCTGCAGGCAATTTACGAAGAAACATATCGTACAACAATATAAACGATACGGATGATGCGAAAGCTCAAGTTCCTACGTTTTTAATGGAAACACCGTTTGATACGAGCGTTGCCAGAAGAATGAAGAGAGCTTATTCTTCATTGGATGCAATAAGCATTCGAACGGGAGTATTTTTAAGGAGATATCCGTTAGCCAGAATTTTAGTGTTGATTTATATGGTAAGTTTATACGTACGTgtcaattgttttaatataaatacttctgcgaaacataatgtatatttttatagggAGTACTTCAATTTTGGGTTTTGGTAG
- the LOC105828309 gene encoding uncharacterized protein LOC105828309 gives MMKQETLIISYTCGVCETICNEQEMSSHSCLEGYNHCQVDENLYFYPQTDDGQIIRESLVNDSKTIVMKDNQVPNKETENNWRNKKVTEEERLIEEIHKRPPLWNFKLPLTERSLRIKNKLWEEVAALIDGKMDVSTIKKRWKSLCDTFRVHHKSKQQQSSSARTLSRKEWIHYKQMQFLCDMQLESETVTNISATKVHNIDQCIDNETMNDTISNCSESHSRKRYYSEISDSERHFERLTEILSHPITVNLPTTNQDKISAFGNLVVAHLREMNPQLTDDVMLKIMQVINNAKKL, from the exons ATGATGAAAcag gaaactttaataatatcataCACCTGTGGTGTATGCGAAACTATTTGTAATGAACAAGAAATGTCTTCCCATTCATGTTTGGAGGGTTACAATCATTGCCAAGtggatgaaaatttatatttttatcctcAAACTG aCGATGGACAAATCATTCGTGAGAGTTTGGTGAATGATTCAAAAACAATTGTTATGAAAGATAACCAGGTTCCAAATAAAGAGACTGAAAATAATTGGCGAAACAAAAAAGTCACAGAAGAGGAACGtttaattgaagaaattcATAAACGTCCTCCATTATGGAATTTTAAGCTTCCTCTTACTGAAAGAAGTCtgcgaataaaaaacaaattatggGAAGAAGTAGCTGCATTAATAGACG gTAAAATGGATGTTTCAACTATTAAAAAGAGATGGAAATCGCTATGCGATACTTTTAGAGTTCATCACAAAAGTAAGCAGCAACAGAGTAGCTCAGCAAGAACATTAAGCAGAAAAGAATGGATTCACTATAAACAAATGCAATTTCTTTGCGATATGCAACTGGAAAGCGA AACTGTAACAAATATCTCAGCAACTAAGGTTCATAATATTGACCAATGTATTGATAACGAAACTATGAATGATACTATCAGTAACTGTAGTGAATCAC ATAGTAGAAAGCGTTATTATTCGGAAATTTCAGACAGCGAGAGACATTTTGAGCGACTTACCGAAATTCTTAGTCATCCAATTACAGTCAACCTTCCAACCACTAATCAAGATAAAATCAGTGCGTTTGGTAATTTAGTAGTTGCTCACCTTCGAGAGATGAATCCACAATTAACAGATgatgtaatgttaaaaataatgcaggTTATTAATAAcgcaaagaaattataa
- the LOC105837780 gene encoding mitochondrial import inner membrane translocase subunit Tim8 A-like has translation MSLMENSDTQVVLDDQLQHFIETETKKQQFQGLVHELTGLCWEICMDKPSLRLEPKVHKCLVNCVERFIDTTNYITNRIQHVATRMHSESDNME, from the exons ATGAGTCTTATGGAAAACTCGGACACGCAGGTTGTCCTAGATGATCAGTTGCAGCATTTTATCGAGACCGAGACGAAGAAGCAACAGTTCCAG ggGCTGGTACATGAATTAACGGGTCTCTGCTGGGAGATTTGTATGGATAAGCCATCACTACGTCTGGAGCCCAAGGTTCATAAGTGTCTTGTGAACTGCGTAGAGAGATTCATTGACACCaccaattatattacaaatcgAATACAGCACGTTGCCACAAGAATGCACTCCGAGTCAGATAACATGGAATGA
- the LOC105828311 gene encoding protein ALP1-like, with translation MEEYITATVRAEIKRRRAAVVIAAMHLIQQKKKVCKKKKYWVAPIFKNRSRHSSFFASTPKLILEDIQFHNFRMTATQLEELLGIVGSKLQKQDVSITPAERLALTLRYLASGDSMTSMSYQYLVEVPTVSNIIHDTCAALWDCLNPIVLPNKLQEKDWLDIANNFEIKCNFAHCIGAIDGKRVIIQCPNNDRSTYFNDKYSHSIVLMAICDANYIIRFVDIGAYGRRSDGSIFRDSAIGQAFDEGQMGIPQPTVVREGGSVLPYCLVGDEAFPLKSYLLRPYPGRDGLIPKQSIYNYRLSRARRMIENTFGILASQWRIYRKPIIANPKNAKIMISATICLHNWLCRQDSNIYVPPTLIDIDEPNSFTPGSWRIIMEDGCAFRNISNCGSNMSAKQCVDIRNKFCDYFNNEGVVNWQNNKI, from the exons ATGGAGGAATACATAACAGCTACAGTTAGAGCAGAGATTAAAAGACGACGCGCAGCTGTTGTAATTGCAGCTATGCATTTAAtacaacaaaagaaaaaagtgtgcaaaaagaaaaaatattgggtagcacctatttttaaaaatcgttCAAGACACAGTTCCTTTTTTGCTTCGACCCCAAAGTTGATTTTAGAGGACatacaatttcataattttcgtATGACTGCAACTCAGTTGGAAGAATTATTGGGCATAGTTGGGtcaaaattgcagaaacaGGATGTGTCTATAACACCAGCTGAACGGTTGGCATTAACATTGAG ATATCTTGCATCCGGAGACTCCATGACATCAATGTCCTATCAATATCTTGTAGAAGTACCAACAGTGAGTAACATCATTCATGACACTTGTGCAGCACTATGGGATTGTTTGAATCCAATAGTTCTCCCAAATAAACTTCAAGAAAAAGATTGGCTGGATATtgcaaacaattttgaaataaagtgTAATTTTGCTCATTGTATTGGGGCCATTGATGGAAAACGTGTCATCATTCAA tgTCCTAATAATGATAGatcaacatattttaatgataaatattctcATAGTATAGTTTTAATGGCTATCTGTGATGCGAATTATATTATTCGATTTGTGGACATTGGAGCATATGGACGACGAAGTGATGGCAGTATTTTCAGAGACAGCGCCATAGGACAAGCATTTGATGAAGGACAAATGGGCATTCCACAGCCAACAGTGGTTAGAGAAGGAGGATCTGTTCTACCATACTGTCTTGTGGGAGACGAAGCTTTCcctttaaaatcatatttactCCGTCCTTATCCTGGTAGAGATGGACTTATACCAAAACAAAgtatatacaattatcgtCTCAGTCGTGCAAGACGAATGATTGAAAATACATTCGGCATTCTAGCTAGTCAATGGAGGATATACAGAAAACCGATTATCGCCAATcctaaaaatgcaaaaataatgatttcagCAACTATTTGTTTACATAACTGGCTTTGCCGACAGGACAGTAATATATATGTGCCTCCAACTTTGATTGATATCGATGAACCAAACTCTTTTACACCAGGATCTTGGCGAATAATAATGGAAGATGGTTGTGCATTTCGAAATATTAGTAACTGTGGATCAAACATGAGTGCAAAACAATGTGTAGAcattagaaacaaattttgtgattatttcaataatgaaGGAGTAGTAAACTggcaaaataataagatataa
- the LOC105837768 gene encoding golgin subfamily A member 5 isoform X2: MAWLSGLADKAENLLNKIDKNTAAVLNKDKYEMPQGHLSEVTWLAPESGLNGSVSKTPLLGSSDHISYAAPTSSLTSVNLLNVTAPKEDALFTYLNTPNPSPKRIVESFKSPSTTSSLLVEHPTDDTDSDLSIQSDRISPTPSHVSIEMISNALDDKDTEVNCKFMENANLYSYNGDVQTLDCEDLDKSTIGAAQNEHINTEEHSNVFYPQPGYKIKSNNLKVDNLNPIDSVSKQKYVREMDSYLEKQNEFLEKQTDYQKEIVVLNEKLKALEMEKLEQSKQIVDLQSVIDRNKQEINSIRSELELHKARALKTLQEKEKLIAELKSNTPTAMDEATIMELNQLKQERDSVRDENQQMCQQLKMLREELTNADLNLEKMRQKLAETNLQNQEILTNERRRRLEAEDDMKLHSEEIRSLKDELISQRNGFSLQLQKQNSEISRLKMQLSISATPSNEMDSRIASLTQTLVLKQQALECLTTERNALRLQLEKIEHEYRNAAGNLRRNISYNNINDTDDAKAQVPTFLMETPFDTSVARRMKRAYSSLDAISIRTGVFLRRYPLARILVLIYMGVLQFWVLVVLFFQSPEAH; this comes from the exons ATGGCCTGGCTGTCCGGTCTCGCTGATAAGGCAGAGAACCTGTTAAATAAAATCGACAAAAACACTGCGGCTGTCTTAAATAAGGATAAATACGAGATGCCGCAGGGTCATCTGTCAGAAGTTACGTGGCTCGCACCGGAATCTGG gCTAAATGGAAGTGTGTCAAAGACACCTCTGTTGGGCTCTTCAGATCACATTTCTTATGCAGCTCCTACTTCGAGTTTGACTTCAGTAAATCTGTTAAATGTAACTGCGCCTAAAGAGGATGCGTTATTTACGTATTTGAATACGCCTAACCCGAGTCCAAAGAGGATAGTGGAATCTTTCAAATCCCCATCAACTACTTCGTCGTTATTGGTTGAACACCCTACCGATGACACAGATTCGGATCTGTCAATTCAGAGTGATCGAATTAGCCCAACTCCATCACACGTTTCGATAGAGATGATTTCCAACGCTTTAGATGATAAAGACACTGaagtaaattgcaaatttatggaaaatgcaaatttatattcatacaATGGTGATGTACAGACTTTAGATTGTGAAGATCTGGATAAATCAACAATAGGAGCTGCACAGAATG aacaCATAAATACGGAAGAGCATTCAAACGTATTCTATCCTCAACCTgggtataaaataaaatcaaacaaTTTGAAAGTAGATAATTTAAATCCAATTGATTCAGtaagtaaacaaaaatatgtaagagAAATGGATAGCTATTTGGAGAAACAAAATGAATTTCTTGAGAAACAGACAGATTATCAAAAAGAAATTGTggttttaaatgaaaaattgaaagctTTGGAAATGGAAAAGCTGGAGCAGTCAAAGCAAATAGTAGATTTGCAATCTGTCATTGATAGAAATAAACAGGAGATAAACTCGATAAGATCTGAATTGGAACTGCATAAAGCTAGGGCACTGAAAACTTTacaagaaaaggaaaaacttATAGCAGAACTGAAAAGTAATACACCAACAGCTATGGATGAAGCCACCATTATGGAATTGAATCAATTaaa GCAGGAACGTGACAGTGTCAGGGACGAAAATCAGCAAATGTGTCAGCAGCTGAAAATGCTGCGAGAAGAGCTAACAAATGCAGATctgaatttagaaaaaatgagaCAAAAATTAGCCGagacaaatttacaaaatcaaGAGATTCTTACCAATGAAAGACGTCGAAGATTAGAAGCGGAAGATGACATGAAATTGCATTCTGAG GAAATAAGATCCTTGAAAGATGAATTAATTAGTCAACGTAATGGATTTAGTTTACAGttgcaaaaacaaaattcagAAATTTCTAGACTTAAAATGCAGTTATCTATATCGGCGACACCGAGTAATGAAATGGATTCAAGAATAGCGTCTCTTACCCAAACTCTGGTTCTAAAACAGCAAGCATTGGAATGTTTGACGACAGAAAGAAATGCATTACGTCTTCAGcttgaaaaaattgaa CATGAATATAGAAACGCTGCAGGCAATTTACGAAGAAACATATCGTACAACAATATAAACGATACGGATGATGCGAAAGCTCAAGTTCCTACGTTTTTAATGGAAACACCGTTTGATACGAGCGTTGCCAGAAGAATGAAGAGAGCTTATTCTTCATTGGATGCAATAAGCATTCGAACGGGAGTATTTTTAAGGAGATATCCGTTAGCCAGAATTTTAGTGTTGATTTATATG ggAGTACTTCAATTTTGGGTTTTGGTAGTCCTCTTTTTCCAATCGCCAGAAgctcattaa
- the LOC105837795 gene encoding 26S proteasome regulatory subunit 8 yields the protein MTLTNKMDIDEKNAKGEGFKPYYITKIEELQLIVAEKSQNLRRLQAQRNELNAKVRMLREELQLLQEQGSYVGEVVKPMDKKKVLVKVHPEGKFVVDIDKNIDINDVTPNSRVALRNESYTLHKILPNKVDPLVSLMMVEKVPDSTYEMVGGLDKQIKEIKEVIELPVKHPELFDALGIAQPKGVLLYGPPGTGKTLLARAVAHHTECTFIRVSGSELVQKFIGEGSRMVRELFVMAREHAPSIIFMDEIDSIGSSRIESGSGGDSEVQRTMLELLNQLDGFEATKNIKVIMATNRIDILDPALLRPGRIDRKIEFPPPNEEARLDILKIHSRKMNLTRGINLRKIAELMPGASGAEVKGVCTEAGMYALRERRVHVTQEDFEMAVAKVMQKDSEKNMSIKKLWK from the exons ATGACGCTTACAAATaag atggATATAGATGAGAAAAATGCTAAAGGAGAGGGCTTTAAACCTTATTATATTACGAAAATTGAAGAATTGCAGTTAATTGTTGCTGAAAAGAGTCAAAATTTAAGGAGACTGCAAGCACAGCGTAATGAACTCAATGCGAAAG TACGCATGTTACGGGAAGAATTACAGCTCCTACAGGAACAGGGTTCCTATGTAGGAGAAGTAGTAAAACCTATGGACAAGAAAAAAGTTCTGGTCAAAGTACATCCAGAGGGCAAATTTGTAGTAGACATCGACAAGAATATCGACATCAATGATGTGACTCCAAACTCGCGTGTTGCTTTGCGCAATGAAAGCTATACTCTACATAAGATATTGCCAAATAAAGTTGATCCGCTTGTCTCCCTTATGATGGTAGAAAAAGTGCCAGATTCTACATACGAAATGGTGGGAGGTttagataaacaaataaaagaaataaaagaggtCATAGAGCTACCGGTCAAGCATCCAGAATTGTTTGATGCTCTAGGAATTGCACAGCCTAAAGGCGTACTGCTGTATGGACCACCGG GTACCGGCAAGACTCTACTTGCGAGAGCAGTCGCACATCATACGGAGTGCACTTTTATTCGCGTATCTGGATCTGAATTAGTACAGAAATTTATTGGTGAGGGATCGCGTATGGTTCGTGAACTCTTCGTCATGGCGAGAGAACATGCGCCGTCTATAATATTCATGGATGAGATCGATTCTATTGGAAGTTCACGAATTGAGTCTGGATCTGGTGGTGATAGTGAA gTACAACGTACTATGTTGGAATTGCTTAATCAACTGGATGGTTTTGAAGCAACAAAGAACATAAAGGTTATTATGGCTACAAATAGAATCGATATTTTGGATCCAGCATTGCTGCGACCCGGGCGTATTGATCGTAAGATCGAATTTCCACCTCCAAATGAAGAGGCTAGATTGGACATCTTGAAGATTCACTCTAGAAAAATGAATTTGACTCGTGGAATAAATCTAAGAAAGATAGCCGAACTCATGCCTGGTGCATCAGGAGCAGAAGTCAag ggTGTTTGTACGGAAGCTGGAATGTACGCTCTTAGGGAACGTCGAGTTCACGTGACTCAAGAAGATTTTGAGATGGCTGTAGCGAAAGTAATGCAGAAAGATTCCGAAAAGAACATGTCGATTAAGAAGTTATGGAAATAA